The Vibrio marisflavi CECT 7928 region TTGATAGAAAATCCCAGACTCTTGTTCTTTTGCAACACCACGCAGGAATACATAGTAAACACCTCCAAAATGTTGGTCGTAATTGTAATCTGCTATCCGCGTTTTCAAATATCTGTGCAAAGCCAAACTATAGATTTGGTATTGTAAATCATAGCGGTGGTCGGCCATCGCCTCTTGTAGTGCTTGCGAGTGATAATCTTCTATGCTGTCGCCTAGATAATTAGATTTCCAGTCGAGAACATAGAACTTTCCTTGGCATTCAAATACCAAATCAATAAACCCTTTCAACATGCCTTTGACTGGATGAAAGCCCAGCTCTCCAGCCAATTTAGAAATTTGATCATATTTATGAACAATCGTATTCAACTGACTGGCTGTCAGCATTTGAATGGGCAGAAGAAACTCCATTTCAACAAGGCGGCTTGTGGCAGGAATATCTGCCAAACACACTTCGCCTTGATTCAGTTTTGCCTGCAATACATTATCAACAAGCTCGGATAAGACTGGTGACCACAAGAGATCGTAGTTTTCTCTCTCCAGCAATTTCATAATGATTTGCTGGTTTTCGTCACTGTCGGCTGGCAAGTTAAAGTCAACTTGCTCAAATAGAGTGTGCAAAAATGTACCTGGCCTCGCCCCTTTAGGGAACGAGAAAATAGAATACTCAAAAGCTGTGGTAGCGCTTTCTAACTCCTGTTCTTCCTCGGAGTCAATATCAAAGCTAGCCTCATCAACAATTAGCTCTTTTTGCTGCCCATGAGCACTGTGCTTAACCAAACCTGAGTAGCTGGTCAATCGCCAGTTACGCTCAATATCTCGACGAGAGTCCTGTGCCTGTATATCAAGGTTTTCCTCAATAGTTGGTGCAAGTTTAGCTTCTCCCGCTATCGGCAAATCTGCTATCGCTATCGAACTTGTTGCTTCGCACAGTGACTTTATCGACTGCTGCAATACACTCGCATCACCTTCCACACCATTCTGAATCAAATGCCCTATCGCACTTTGGTGTAAATCGGATGTTTGTTTTTTTGCATTGCCTTTCTTAATCGGTGAAATACCGACAAAACAGCCGTAAACAGATCGGGTTAAAGCAACGTATATAAGACGCAAATCTTCAGCTATGCGCTCTTTTTCCGCTTTTTCCAACGCTTCTGCACTTTGCTCAACATCAAGCACCGTTGTTTCAGAAGATGGATCGTGATATTTAGCTTCTCTCGCCTGACTATAACTACAAGCAAAAGGCAAGAATACGAGGTTGTATTCAAGACCTTTGGATTTATGAATCGTAACGATCTGTACCAGGTTGCTTTCTGATTCTAAACGTTGATTGTGCTCTTCCGAGTTCGATGCTCCTGAAGCATCATCAATTTTTTGCGACAACCAATGAATAAGCCCAAAAAAGCTATCGATTTCCAAACTTGCTTGTTGCAGCAACTCACCAAGGTGCATCAAGTCAGTCAGAATTCTATCGCCACCTTCTCGGCTCAATAAATGCTCGGCAACTTGTCGCTTACTCATTAGTGAGCGCAACATCGGCAACAGCCCTTTCTGATGCCATATATTCCGATATTCTTTAAATTCGAAGATCGCGGCTTCCCATGCGTTCTCATCATTGTTCAATCTGTCTAATGTCGAGATTGGCAAATCGAATAACGAACTTGCTAAGCAAGCTTTTAGGTAGCGCTCATTTTCTGGAGCTAGAACAGCATTTAAAACATTCAGTAAGTCTCTAGCGACAGAACTTAAAAAAACACTTTGCCGATTCGACAAATACACACTGGCAATACCGCGATCCAAAAGAGCTTGTTTTATAAGTTGGGCCTGACTGCGATTTCGCACCAATATCGCGATATCACTGGCTTGAATCACCTTCTTGCCCGAGTTTTTCGTTAAATGCGCTTTTTGCTCCTGAGCGGCAGATAAAATTGTGTATATCTGGCTCGCAGTTGCCTGCGCCATGGTCGCTTGGTAGTCGCCGATGCTAGTAAAAGAATCACCTTGTTGGCTAAGCCAAACGTTGAAAGCCGGCTGAGTTAACTCTTCTTGGCCTATACTCAAGCTCCAAGTTTTCAATTCAGAACCGGGGCTAGATTTCACAGGAAGAAAAGGAATTTCTTCATCATAAAAGAACGGGCTATCTGCAGTTGAAAACAGCTGATTGACCGCCTCTACCATCTGAGAGCCAGAACGCCAGTTCGTATCCAATGTGTATTGCGAGGTAACTTGCTGCTTAGCTTTTATGTAGGTAAAGATATCTGCGCCGCGAAAACCGTAAATAGCTTGCTTAGGATCGCCAATCATGAGCAAAGCACTCTGCGGATCAGACAGATATATTTGGCTAAAGATGCTGTATTGTAGAGGATCGGTATCTTGAAATTCATCGATCATCGCAACAGGATACTGCTGGCGGATTTTCTCGGTTAGTGTGGCCGTATCATCTATGTCGATAGCGGCGGATAATTGAGTGAGTAAGTCGTCAAAAGAAAAGACCTGTTTTTGCTCTTTGACTTGCTTGAGACGTGCTCGGCACTGCTGAATAACCTGAGCAAGTAGCGGCCCTTTTAAGCTGATTTCCTCAGCCAAAAACTCATCAACTTCATCAAAAATAGTGTGAACAGGCACTTCGCCCTTTTTCGTTTTCTCATGCAAAAGTCTCTGAGAAAATCGTGACAGATTTTTGGGTACAGAGTAACTTTTCGTCTCAGACTCAGCCCAACTTGTCACCTCATCTAGCCACTTGGGTACCGTATTGGATTTGTAGCTGCGTTTGTCCACACCTGATGACATAATCAGATCGTGTAAATCTTGACTACTTTCAATCCACCGCTGCTTTATGTTTTGAATACGAGAAATATTATTTTCGTGTATGTCGAGCAAAGCGCTTTTTGGGGGCGCTGTTGTTAGAGATAGCTCAGCGCCAGATAAGTACCTTCCAACTTCTTCAAACAGTTTTTTAGGCGATTCCCACAGTTTTTTTATCTCTTGGACTAAGTCTATTGGCAACGAATAAAAATTCTTGCGCCAATAGTCCGCTACAACTTGGGCTTTTATGTAGGCTTCATCGGTAATCAGTTCATTGTTGAACTGAGCGCCAGACTCAAACGCATGTTGCTTGAGCATACGCTGACAAAAGCCGTGAATAGTAAAAATAGCAGCCTCATCCATTTGACGTTCTGCATTGAGAAGTAACTGAGCAGCCGCTTCTCTGTTAGGTGTTTGCTCTAGAAATGGATTAAGAAAATCATCTTCAGTTTTTCCGCGCAGAAAAGCCAGTCTTGCCTCATGAATTCTCTTTCGTATTCTGTCTCGCAATTCTTCTGTTGCAGCTTCAGTGAAGGTCACAACCAAGATTTGATCAACCGTTAAAGGCTGGTGATGTCTAGCCTGATCGTCACCATGGCCTAACAGCAAACGTAAATACAACCCTGCTATGGTATAAGTTTTCCCCGTTCCTGCTGATGCCTCTATTAATCTCGAACCATGCAGCGGAAATGTCATGATATTCAGTGGTTGTACATCTTGGGGAGAATTCGTCGGCATAATGCACCATTTCAAATAACTTAAATCAATTTAGGGAGTCGCCCCTAGATTTTCAATGTCGATATATTAAGCAAATACTGTATCTTCGCGTGACTCAGACGGTATTATTGAGACATTTCTGCAATCACTTTGTAACAATAGAGTGGGATGAGATTCCAATCACGAAATAATCCAACAATTGTAGATAGAATTTCTGTCGATACTTAAGCAATTACCTCTTACTTATCTTAGTTTTATTGGTCTATAAAACCTCGGCCGTCCAGCAAATCCCTACACTTTTACTTGTTGGCGGCCAATTTTCTTCCATCGGCAGCATTTTCTACAGCTTTCTTTAAAATCTCATCTGCATAATGCAGGTTTTTTTGTGCTAGTTCTTCATTCCATTTCGGCCACAACCTTGAAATATAAGAATCACTCCCTTCACCAGAGATCTGCTGCGTACCATTAAATTCAGCCGCCATTTTCTTATAAATATCTTCTTTACTTGGCGTGACTTTACCTTTGCTTACTTGCGCATTTAAGCCAGCTAGTGCAGTTTTAGGGAAATAGGCCAATGGCTCATTCATCCCACCAACAAAATATCTCAGTAAGGTAGAAACTTCTTTCTTAGCCCATTCTTCATCATCAATCGCCGCATACACTTTGTGCTCAAGGCTGGTTTTATTCAAACCAACCAGATGAGTAGTCTTGGACTTGCCGATAGCCGCCGCACATAAATGATCGATCCAAGCAGCTAGATAATCCACAGAACGAAGCCTACCACTACGATAACGGATCAGCCCTGCTTGGTAGTTTCGTGATAACCAACCAGTGATAAGAATTTGTTTTCCTGGTTCAAGCTCTATAAGCAATGTCACCTCGATATCTTGTTCCGGCAAGGCGCAGAGATCCTTAATTTTCTCATATATAATCTCTGCTTTATCGCGCTGGGCATCAAAGTCCAATGTACCAAACTCTCCAACAGGGAGGTTTCCGTAGGCTCTTTGTTTTTGAATATATTCAGGCCACTGCTGTGCTGATAGATTAGCGTTAGAAACATCATCAACCAAGTGTTCAAGCAGTTGTTCTCTCAAGTTGTAGCTTTGCAGAGAATCTAACGCAAATGGCTCTTCATCTTCAGGCACCCAGTGCTCTGATTGAAAATAGACTTTAAGGCGTCGATTGAAAAAATACTTCACTGGTAGTTTGCAAAACTTGTGCAGCTCCCTCAAATCAAGTTCATACGGAAAACTGGTGCCCAGTAAAAAGTCGTCCAACTCTTCGATAGCTTGATTGTGCTCGATACCTTGAGTTTTGGCAGCTGGCAGCCATTCTTTAGCAAAACTTCCTTCTCCTTCCAGAAATGCGCTGGGACTAAACGGTGTCATCGCGTGGCTATGACTCAGAAAGTCAACCAACCGATCACCTGATTCATCGGTAGATAACTGCTCATCCCCTTCTAGACAGTAATTTTGATGACAGTAGTCAATAAGCTCAGAGACCAATACCGAAGGTACTTTCTCAGTATTTTTTTCTATCGAGCGCCCAACGTAGCTGACATACAAATTCTGTTGTGCGGAGAGCATTGCTTCCAGAAACAAGTAACGGTCGTCGATTCTACGCGAGCGATCTCCGGGCTTCGCTCTGCCCACCAGCAAGTCAAAACTCTCTGGAGGAATTGAACGTGGATACACTCCATCATTCATACCTAGTAGGCAAACCACCTTAAATGGAATAGAGCGCATTGGCATCAAAGTACAAAAGTTGACTTGCCCTGCTAGGAACCTCTGACTGACTCTTGTTCCCGACAGTTTGTCCTTCAAATATTGGCCGATAATATTGGCTGGCAAATCTTGCTCAAACTGGGCTTCTACAATGTTATCTTGCAATGCAATAATGGCATCACGAATTGTTTTCAGTGCAATGTCACCTTCCGCATCAACTTCAAAAAAGTCATCAATCATGTCAAATAACGCAATTTTCCACTCATCAATGACATGGGAACCTTGTAGCCTTTGGCGGTAATCGCTAACCATTTCTACAAATTGCGCTATCTTGCCCGCTAATTCTGCGCGAAGCCCCTGAACTTCATCATATGGCGCTAAGTTTTGGCCATGTTGGTGGAATAATCCTGCCTCATCAGACATCGCATAGCCAAGCAACATCCTTTGAATACCAAATTGCCAAGTATTCTGTTTTATCTTCGGCAGCTCAAACTCAGTACCGGTATGCTCATCTAGGCCCCATCGCACCCCGGATTCTTCAACCCACTGCCTGACGAGGTCAAAATCCTCTTCACTAATAGAAAGTTTATTCAAAATGGCAGGGGTTTCTAAAATCTCAAGCAACTCTGAAGAAGAGCAACGACTGCTAGGCAATTCAACCAAGCGAACAAACGCCTTTAAAATTGGGTTTTCAACGTCAGCGCTAAGATCCGAGATTGAGAATGGAATATAACGATCAGATGGCGCGTTACTAAACACAGCATGGATCGCAGGGCTGTAGCTGTTAATGTCAGCGACCATCACAATAATATCACGAGGGGTCAAAGAAGGATCTTTGTTGAACATCGACAGCAATTGATCGTGCAATACCTCCACTTCTCTTAGCGGACTATGGCAAGCATGTACGGTGAAAGAGTTGTCTGGTACGGTCACGACTTTTTTGTGCGCACTAGATTCAAAAGCAGCGTCATCTTGGTGCTCCTCCAAGTTCAAAATATCTGCTTGAAGGCTGTGCAGCAGTGAATCGCGATCAATATCTGAGAAAGCTTCTATTTCTTGAGACTCTAATTGAGCAAGAAGAAATAAATTGTCTCGCCCCAGTTTCCCCATTGATGCAAGTAAACTATTGCCGACTTCACTTGTGTGCAAGTCGTCTTCAACGTTTTGCTCAATGCTTCCCTTCAATTGCTCCGTTGTACCTTCTAGCTTTGAGCTTTCTTTATTCCACTCAATATGTTGGCGCTGCCTTGCAGATAATTTTGCTAAGAATTTTTTGTCTCGTACCTCTCCCCAATAGTAACGACATGGGTTGGTAAACATTAGGTGTACATCTATGTGGCAACCAATGGCTTTCAGTGCATCTAAATATCGGGGAGGCAAAGAAGAAATACCAAAAACAAATAGCCTTTTGGGAAGAAACTCTAGTGAGCCCGAATAATTTTCAACTGAATCAATAAAGTGTTCATATAAGTTCGCTCGGTGAAACGGCGATTGACCAATCTGCAATGTGTAGTCATACAACTCTTGCCACAGAATGGGTTGCCAAGGGTGCTCACCTTCTAACTCTGGGACTTCTCGACTATCTTCCCAAGCAGCTATCCATTCAGGGCGATACACTAGGTAACCATCGAAGGTGTCCGCAATCTTTTCTGCCAGCTGGTAGAGTTTCGTACCATTAACATCAGAATGTAAATAATTCGCGAGGGGCTCAAATTCAGGCTTGTCCAGCTGAGTTGGCAGGATCTTCATCAACTTCCAGCACATTGAATCTTTGTTGAAGGCACTTCGTTCAGGAACATCTTGTAGAACTCGAGTAAAAAGATCCCAAATGAATGCTGCGGGAAGAGGAAAGTCGACATTCGCAACGACTTTCAACTCTTTTGCTATCTCCATTTTTAACCACTGAGACATCCCTGAACTTTGTACAAGAATATGCTCTTTTTCGAACGGGCTGGTTGGAGGATCGCGCCGAATCAGCTCAACCAATAAAGACTTTAAAATATCAACTTGATTGGAATGGTAAACAGTAAACAATTGCGGCTCGATCTACTAAGAATTGATGAAAAGCAGCTTAACATATCGAAAAAGATAAATAGATCTTAGTGTTGTAAAAAATTTGACACTATGACTCTTGTTTTTATTCAGTGAATTGATTAATTCTATTAATTAAACGACCTCAGAAACTATACCCGTATTGCCGAAAGGTACTGGCTTGTCCTAAATATCATTGAAAACCTAAAAGGGATGGAAACTTATGGCGACCAATATCTCGCTCAAGCAACTCAAAGTCTTCACTACCTTAATTCGCCATAAAACCTTAACGTCAGCTTCAGAATCTCTGTATTTATCTAAAGCAGCTGTGAGCATGGCAATTAGCGAGCTCGAAAAGCAGATTGGACGCACCTTATTTGATCGCATAAACAATCGGCTAATTCTGAACCAAGAAGGGCAAAAATTGTTGCCGTTGGCCGATGAACTATTGCAGCGCAGCAAAGAAATTGAGCAAGTGTTTAGTGATAACGATGAACTCTCCGGACAGCTAAGAATTGGCGCCAGCGACACTATTGGCAATCAAGTCGCACCCGCTCTTCTAAGTGAATTTCGTCACTCTTCTAACCATACTTGCCAAAGCCTTTTTATCTCGAATACAGCCTTGATTTGCCAAAAATTAATTGATTATGAATTGGATATTGGCTTAGTTGAAGGTCATGTGGATCACGATGAAATATCTTCCTGCTCTTTTAGCCAAGATGAAATGTGTGTTATTTGCTCACCAGATCACGTCCTAGCCAACGGAAGCACGTTGGGCCTGTCGGGCCTAAACAATATGAACTGGGTACTGCGTGAAGCAGGCTCTGGCTCTAGGGAATTTTTTGTCACTAAAATTGCTCCTCAGCTAGAGTCTTGGCATGAGTCTTTTCAACTGAATACGACAGAAGCCCTGATTAATAGCGTCTCTGCTGGGCTAGGCTTAGGTTGCTTGTCGTTGTTGTCCGCTAAACATGCCGTTCAGGACGGACGTGTGTGTATCATTGATTTAGATATGAATATGAAAAGGCAATTTTGGATTCTGTTACACAAGGAAAAATACCAAAGTCCTCTTCTAAAACGATTTATTGATTTTTGCCATCACTACTAGAAGTCTAGACTTACACTTACATTTCCTGTATAAAAAAACAGTAATCAAACCATAGACACTAGAGGATTAACCATGGCTGTAATCGTGAAGTACGTGGTGGAACGCAACGGAGAAGAAAAGATGACTTTTACCTCTAAAGCCGAAGCTGACGCCTATGACAAAATGCTGGATATGGCAGATGCACTTTTTGATTTAATGGGTAAGAGCGAGCTAATCGAAGACGAATCTAAGCAAGAAGAAATTGCCCTCTACTTAGCACAAAACAAAGAAGAAGTACTTTACGCTTTAGGAGCGAAACGCCGCCCTGCACCTAAGAAGCCTAAAGTGGTAGAAGACACTGAAGAAACTGCTGTGGAAGCCGATCCGTCTGACAGTGAAGAAGACGCAGCATAATAGCTACGTTATAGATTGTTTAAACCCAGCTTTAAGCTGGGTTTTTTGTATCTAAAATTCGCTATGCAAAAAGGGGAAACTGGTTAGCAATGTCTTTACCCTGATAGTTTGCCTCTATAGTCGATATACTCACTTGCAAAGGAAAACAAAGTATTGGGTGTAAAATGCAGTTAGAAGTTTGTATCGACAATTTGGAATCTCTTGAATACGCAGAACTAGGCGGAGCTACAAGAATTGAGCTTTGCTCTTCACTTGCTTTAGGAGGCCTAACTCCTAGCTTAGGATTTATGAAGCTAGCAGCCAATAGCACTCAACTCCCTATATACGCAATGATTCGCCCGAGACAAGGAGACTTCTTGTACTCAAAGCAAGAAATTGAATCTATGCTAATGGATATCGAAGCCGCAGCAGAAGCCAATTTGCAAGGCGTTGTATTTGGCATACTTTCCGCTGACGGCAAAATGGATATTGATGCGACAAAACAGCTGATCGCGAAAGCTAAAGAATTAAATCTCGGTACTACCTTTCATCGCGCAATCGATCAATGCAAGAATCCTTTGGAAGCGATTAAGCAATTGTCTGATATTGGCTGTGAACGGGTATTGAGCTCCGGGCTAGCAAATCAAGCTCCAGAAGGTGTCGACGTGTTAAGACAAATGGTTGAAGTTGCAAATGGACAACTAGCCATTATGGCTGGAGCTGGCGTCAACGCAGAAAATATTAGGCACATTCATCAACAAACCAAAATTGAAGAATTTCATATGTCGGGCAAATCTGCAAGGCAGAGCGCAATGGAATACATATCTAGCCAAGCACAAATGGGGGCTAATTCTATCGATGATTTTTCAATCCCAGTGACAAATACAACTGCAATTTCCAAAGCTAAGCAGCAATTAGATATACTCTGAACTAATCCAAAGAACTTGGATCATGATGGTGAGTATTTTTTCGCGAATGTTTAGCTTGGTACATCGCGTCATCGGCTAACCTCATTAAAGTATCGATATCTTCGCTATCATCAGGATATAACGAAATCCCGATACTCGCGGAGATTATGATCTCTTTGCCACCGAAAAATGAAGGCACAGAAAAGCTAGAGAGGACTTTTTCAGCGACCACATCAACTTGTTCGCGTGAGCTAAGCTCTCCTAACAATACGACGAATTCATCTCCGCCGAGCCTCGCTACCGTATCTTCCTTTCGAACACTAGACAAAAGGCGCGTTGCTACTTCTTTCAGCACCCTGTCGCCAGTGCTGTGTCCTAATGTGTCATTGATTTGTTTAAAGTTATCTAGGTCGATAAACAGTAAGCCTACTTTGCTGTTATTTCTCTTTCCGTGAGCCATTGCTTGCTCAATCCTATCGTGGAAGAGATTACGATTGACTAAGCCTGTCAAGAAATCGTAATGAGCTTGATACCATATCTTAAGCTCATTTTTTCTTTGTACTGTAATGTCTTGCATGACACCAATAACTTTAGTTGGCTGGCCACTCTTGTCATAAATAGCCTCAGAACGGTGAGTCACATACTTCTCTACTCCACCGTTCAAAATGAGTTTGTTGGTCCATTGAATATGTTTGTTTTTTTCTGGAATCGTTAACCAATATTTCTTCACCTGATCCCGCTCTAGTGGATCAACGTGATTCAAAATTGATGTAACTCCAAGAGCCAGCTCTTTCTCACTAAGCCCCAAAATAGTGCAAATTTCATTGGAGCACGTGTATCTATCAGATTCTATATCCCACTCCCAGTTCCCCAACTGAGCTATTTGTTGTGCATGTTTTAGTAAGTTTTGGCTTTTTCTAAGCTTTCTTTCTGTTATCTCAAGAAGCCTATACTCTTCTTCTAACTCTTTATTCATAATGGCTAATTCAGTGGCTTGCATCTTGTCCCTTTTTTGCGCGTGATTTAAGTCGACCACCATCTGATTAAAACTCGATACCAATATATTAAGCTCATCAAGGTCTGTTGCTTTAAGTGGCTCTGGAAACTGGCCATCTCCCATCTCCCTCGCTGCCTTAGAAAGCTTATGTAAAGGAACAATGACTTTTTTATTGAAGTAAATCCAAGTTGAATAAGCTAATACCAACGCTAAACAAGAAATCAAAACCACATCAAACAAAACATTCCGTATTAGCTGGTACGCCTGCGTGACAGGCTGCTCGACAATTACTTGCAGCCCTAACGAATCCAACTTGCCTTGATGCGAATGAATAACAGAAATTTTTCCAGACAAGCCTTTCGAAAGCTCACTCTGGCACTCTCCAATCACTGTACCTCTCAATACAACACTAGGATTTCGATGTGCGACAACTCTTCCTAAACTGTTCACAACGTAAGCATCACGATCAGCTTCTAGCCCGACCATCGCCAGCGTTTCCCAAACAGACTTCAACCTAACTTCGGCGTACAAAATGTTGCTCAGTTGAGCGCTTCGAGGATCGATAGTAGGTACAGCCAGCCGAGCAATCGGCTCTCTAAGTCCCACATCGAACAGCACCTCAACCTGCCGTTTCCTATTTTCAATTGCACGTACGAAGAGCGGTAACGAAACTAACTCTTCAAACAAACTTGGTGTATTTAACGAGGTACGAGAGACTTGAAGAACAGTCGAATTGTCTAGGTCTATTAAACCGGCAGACTCAAACAAGCCACTACCAAAAACCAAGCTTTGCAGCAGCTCTTTTTGCTGTCGGGAATTTAACTGAGTAATACCACTACTTTCAAGAAAGAGAAAGTCGCGCTCAGCTTGATCAAAAATAGCTAACACTCGATATTCAATTGACATGGCGATTTGCTCGAACAGTTCCAGCTGTTGAGTTTTGAATGATTCGTAGCTAGCTCGCCCTGAGATAAGCGCAATGATTAGAATAGGACCAACAGTCAACCCAAGAAACATGGTTAGTAACCTAAATCTCAAGGATTGAGTGAATCTAGGCTTCGCTGACTTGCTCTGTGAACTACGCAAGACTTTTCCTTTTATTTCACATCAGCTATCAGTCGCTTATTCATTTTTTTCTTCCGGACGAATAATGACTTTCGCTTGTCGCAGTAAACTATCAGGTATTTCAAGTCCAATAACTTGAGCCGTTTGCAGATTAATTCCCAAATAAGACTCTGCTGTTTCTACTGGAAGCTGCGCTATCGAGTTGCCTTCTAAAACTTGATGTGCCATACGAGAAGCTTGATGCCCTGCTTCATAGTGGACAATTCCATAAGCCATGAGAGCCCCCTTTTCTACCTGAAGATTTGACGGACCTGAAAGTGGGATTTTTGCTTCAATAGAAACCCTAACAATATCTTTGATTCGCTTATTCACCACGCTATCAGGCAATATAAATAAAATATCGGTATTAACGGGAAGGTTTGCTAGAGCGTCGTTCAAAGCGTTGTTGTCAGGACACTCTGCGAGAGTAAGATTCACATCCAATGTATCAGCACTACTCTTCAGTTGTTCTAGTGCACTCATTGGCGCTGGGTCATTGGGGTTATACAGGACTAATACATTTTTTGCTTTGGGCACTAGCTGTCTCATTAGATCAAGTCGTAAAGCTTGATTGTTGCTGATTTTAACACCACTGATATTCCCACCTGGAGAGGTTAAACTCGTCATGACTCCCGCTTTAATGGGGTCCGCGATAACACCAAATACTACAGGTATGTCTGTTTCCATAGTGGCTTTATAGGCCGCGACTCCTGTAGGTGTTCCAGCAGTAAAAATAAGGTCTACATTCCTGTCTATAAAATACTGGAGCTGTTCTTCCAAAGCTTTA contains the following coding sequences:
- the recB gene encoding exodeoxyribonuclease V subunit beta gives rise to the protein MPTNSPQDVQPLNIMTFPLHGSRLIEASAGTGKTYTIAGLYLRLLLGHGDDQARHHQPLTVDQILVVTFTEAATEELRDRIRKRIHEARLAFLRGKTEDDFLNPFLEQTPNREAAAQLLLNAERQMDEAAIFTIHGFCQRMLKQHAFESGAQFNNELITDEAYIKAQVVADYWRKNFYSLPIDLVQEIKKLWESPKKLFEEVGRYLSGAELSLTTAPPKSALLDIHENNISRIQNIKQRWIESSQDLHDLIMSSGVDKRSYKSNTVPKWLDEVTSWAESETKSYSVPKNLSRFSQRLLHEKTKKGEVPVHTIFDEVDEFLAEEISLKGPLLAQVIQQCRARLKQVKEQKQVFSFDDLLTQLSAAIDIDDTATLTEKIRQQYPVAMIDEFQDTDPLQYSIFSQIYLSDPQSALLMIGDPKQAIYGFRGADIFTYIKAKQQVTSQYTLDTNWRSGSQMVEAVNQLFSTADSPFFYDEEIPFLPVKSSPGSELKTWSLSIGQEELTQPAFNVWLSQQGDSFTSIGDYQATMAQATASQIYTILSAAQEQKAHLTKNSGKKVIQASDIAILVRNRSQAQLIKQALLDRGIASVYLSNRQSVFLSSVARDLLNVLNAVLAPENERYLKACLASSLFDLPISTLDRLNNDENAWEAAIFEFKEYRNIWHQKGLLPMLRSLMSKRQVAEHLLSREGGDRILTDLMHLGELLQQASLEIDSFFGLIHWLSQKIDDASGASNSEEHNQRLESESNLVQIVTIHKSKGLEYNLVFLPFACSYSQAREAKYHDPSSETTVLDVEQSAEALEKAEKERIAEDLRLIYVALTRSVYGCFVGISPIKKGNAKKQTSDLHQSAIGHLIQNGVEGDASVLQQSIKSLCEATSSIAIADLPIAGEAKLAPTIEENLDIQAQDSRRDIERNWRLTSYSGLVKHSAHGQQKELIVDEASFDIDSEEEQELESATTAFEYSIFSFPKGARPGTFLHTLFEQVDFNLPADSDENQQIIMKLLERENYDLLWSPVLSELVDNVLQAKLNQGEVCLADIPATSRLVEMEFLLPIQMLTASQLNTIVHKYDQISKLAGELGFHPVKGMLKGFIDLVFECQGKFYVLDWKSNYLGDSIEDYHSQALQEAMADHRYDLQYQIYSLALHRYLKTRIADYNYDQHFGGVYYVFLRGVAKEQESGIFYQKPDYALINEMDELIDGKTSLSSGTESGQMELGL
- the recC gene encoding exodeoxyribonuclease V subunit gamma, giving the protein MFTVYHSNQVDILKSLLVELIRRDPPTSPFEKEHILVQSSGMSQWLKMEIAKELKVVANVDFPLPAAFIWDLFTRVLQDVPERSAFNKDSMCWKLMKILPTQLDKPEFEPLANYLHSDVNGTKLYQLAEKIADTFDGYLVYRPEWIAAWEDSREVPELEGEHPWQPILWQELYDYTLQIGQSPFHRANLYEHFIDSVENYSGSLEFLPKRLFVFGISSLPPRYLDALKAIGCHIDVHLMFTNPCRYYWGEVRDKKFLAKLSARQRQHIEWNKESSKLEGTTEQLKGSIEQNVEDDLHTSEVGNSLLASMGKLGRDNLFLLAQLESQEIEAFSDIDRDSLLHSLQADILNLEEHQDDAAFESSAHKKVVTVPDNSFTVHACHSPLREVEVLHDQLLSMFNKDPSLTPRDIIVMVADINSYSPAIHAVFSNAPSDRYIPFSISDLSADVENPILKAFVRLVELPSSRCSSSELLEILETPAILNKLSISEEDFDLVRQWVEESGVRWGLDEHTGTEFELPKIKQNTWQFGIQRMLLGYAMSDEAGLFHQHGQNLAPYDEVQGLRAELAGKIAQFVEMVSDYRQRLQGSHVIDEWKIALFDMIDDFFEVDAEGDIALKTIRDAIIALQDNIVEAQFEQDLPANIIGQYLKDKLSGTRVSQRFLAGQVNFCTLMPMRSIPFKVVCLLGMNDGVYPRSIPPESFDLLVGRAKPGDRSRRIDDRYLFLEAMLSAQQNLYVSYVGRSIEKNTEKVPSVLVSELIDYCHQNYCLEGDEQLSTDESGDRLVDFLSHSHAMTPFSPSAFLEGEGSFAKEWLPAAKTQGIEHNQAIEELDDFLLGTSFPYELDLRELHKFCKLPVKYFFNRRLKVYFQSEHWVPEDEEPFALDSLQSYNLREQLLEHLVDDVSNANLSAQQWPEYIQKQRAYGNLPVGEFGTLDFDAQRDKAEIIYEKIKDLCALPEQDIEVTLLIELEPGKQILITGWLSRNYQAGLIRYRSGRLRSVDYLAAWIDHLCAAAIGKSKTTHLVGLNKTSLEHKVYAAIDDEEWAKKEVSTLLRYFVGGMNEPLAYFPKTALAGLNAQVSKGKVTPSKEDIYKKMAAEFNGTQQISGEGSDSYISRLWPKWNEELAQKNLHYADEILKKAVENAADGRKLAANK
- a CDS encoding LysR substrate-binding domain-containing protein encodes the protein MATNISLKQLKVFTTLIRHKTLTSASESLYLSKAAVSMAISELEKQIGRTLFDRINNRLILNQEGQKLLPLADELLQRSKEIEQVFSDNDELSGQLRIGASDTIGNQVAPALLSEFRHSSNHTCQSLFISNTALICQKLIDYELDIGLVEGHVDHDEISSCSFSQDEMCVICSPDHVLANGSTLGLSGLNNMNWVLREAGSGSREFFVTKIAPQLESWHESFQLNTTEALINSVSAGLGLGCLSLLSAKHAVQDGRVCIIDLDMNMKRQFWILLHKEKYQSPLLKRFIDFCHHY
- a CDS encoding YebG family protein, with protein sequence MAVIVKYVVERNGEEKMTFTSKAEADAYDKMLDMADALFDLMGKSELIEDESKQEEIALYLAQNKEEVLYALGAKRRPAPKKPKVVEDTEETAVEADPSDSEEDAA
- a CDS encoding copper homeostasis protein CutC, whose amino-acid sequence is MQLEVCIDNLESLEYAELGGATRIELCSSLALGGLTPSLGFMKLAANSTQLPIYAMIRPRQGDFLYSKQEIESMLMDIEAAAEANLQGVVFGILSADGKMDIDATKQLIAKAKELNLGTTFHRAIDQCKNPLEAIKQLSDIGCERVLSSGLANQAPEGVDVLRQMVEVANGQLAIMAGAGVNAENIRHIHQQTKIEEFHMSGKSARQSAMEYISSQAQMGANSIDDFSIPVTNTTAISKAKQQLDIL